The region ATTTAATGACACTTTTGATACTAATAAGTCGAGTTAATGAGCTAAATAAATCTTGCTGGGTGCATGGAGTCTTATTTACTGATGACAAATAGTCATTCATAGCTTCATAAAAAGTGCTCACCGAATGACTTTTTCTATTCGACCACAATAAGGTAACAATGCATGCTTCAAGTTCATTCAACTGTTCTAGACTAGCTTCAGAAAGGCTGCCTGCTAGTTCATAAATTGAACAAATGATTTCCTGTGACGATCCGAACAGTTCAACAAACCGATCACCTTTGTCATTTAAGAGAGTAATTAATTTGCTTAAGTCTAGATTATGTACTTTACGAGATACACCACTAATAATCTGAGATGCAATCGTAATATACTGATTTACCCCTTTTCGCACTTCAGCATTATTTTCAATAACAGTTAAACTTTCATTAAATAGAGTTATGAACTTTCTTTTATCTTCTTCTTCCCAATCAAACTGAGATAAATAATTATTAACAATGTTTAGTGATTTATTCATGATAAATACTCCCGAAAAACTTTATTGTAACTGAAATTCAGAACCCTGTATTGTTTAATATGACGCCATTCAGCTAACGCCTGCATAACACGTTTGCTACTATGCAAACCAAGCTGAATTTTAACGCCTTAATCACTAAAACTAAAGGCAAACTGACAACGCCGAGTGTAGCAAATCGTGTTGATGCATTTGTTATAACGATTACTTAAAGCCTTGATACACATTTCCAGTAACTTCAAACTGACTTTGCTGAAATTCTACTGATGGAATA is a window of Aliivibrio wodanis DNA encoding:
- a CDS encoding putative uncharacterized protein (No significant database matches) — protein: MNKSLNIVNNYLSQFDWEEEDKRKFITLFNESLTVIENNAEVRKGVNQYITIASQIISGVSRKVHNLDLSKLITLLNDKGDRFVELFGSSQEIICSIYELAGSLSEASLEQLNELEACIVTLLWSNRKSHSVSTFYEAMNDYLSSVNKTPCTQQDLFSSLTRLISIKSVIKSRGLYILIEEVKFS